A window of the Falco rusticolus isolate bFalRus1 chromosome 1, bFalRus1.pri, whole genome shotgun sequence genome harbors these coding sequences:
- the CD8A gene encoding T-cell surface glycoprotein CD8 alpha chain isoform X2: MTGSPALLLLLTLGLCCPRIHGHRYQMTATFRNSRTTHPQVGQRLELECQTTRDDGSIFWIHQDKGGTLHFIVFTSSLSQNNFKGNTPISTRFEAKKYGKSHHLVVKSFSPQDEGNYFCLMNINRVLYFSPPLPVLLPVVTTITTVAPTTQHNITEKDPCLKTRDPETSKEKDLNFLCDIFIWVPLAGTCLLLLIALAVTIALCQQTRRRRCRCKRPANGKPNVKPSMPSHHI, translated from the exons ATGACTGGGTCTCCTGCGCTGCTCCTTCTGCTCACTCTGGGGCTCT GCTGCCCCAGGATCCATGGCCACAGGTACCAGATGACAGCCACATTTCGCAACAGCAGAACCACACACCCCCAGGTGGGACAGCGGCTGGAGCTGGAGTGTCAGACCACCAGGGATGACGGTAGCATATTCTGGATCCACCAGGACAAGGGTGGGACCCTTCACTTCATCGTCTTCACCTCTTCCCTGAGTCAGAACAACTTCAAGGGGAACACACCGATATCCACACGCTTCGAGGCAAAGAAATACGGCAAGTCCCACCATTTGGTAGTGAAGTCTTTCTCGCCACAGGATGAGGGAAACTATTTCTGCCTCATGAACATCAACAGAGTGCTGTACTTCAgccctcccctgcctgtcctctTGCCAG TTgtcaccaccatcaccaccgTGGCACCCACCACCCAGCACAACATCACCGAGAAGGACCCCTGCCTGAAGACCCGGGATCCAG aGACCAGCAAGGAGAAAGATCTGAATTTCCTCTGTGACATCTTCATCTGGGTTCCCTTAGCAGGCACTTGCCTCCTGCTCCTCATTGCCCTGGCAGTCACCATCGCTCTGTGTCAAC aaaccAGAAGACGGAGATGCAGATGTAAAAG ACCTGCAAATGGGAAGCCCAATGTGAAACCTAGCATGCCAAGCCACCATATATAA
- the CD8A gene encoding T-cell surface glycoprotein CD8 alpha chain isoform X1, whose product MTGSPALLLLLTLGLCCPRIHGHRYQMTATFRNSRTTHPQVGQRLELECQTTRDDGSIFWIHQDKGGTLHFIVFTSSLSQNNFKGNTPISTRFEAKKYGKSHHLVVKSFSPQDEGNYFCLMNINRVLYFSPPLPVLLPVVTTITTVAPTTQHNITEKDPCLKTRDPGSRAAGREKEIAGLWSTDTEGDPAGIFRWGRGSENPFSEGINSSASSHVGKAKDDVKRTSTPHMWPHWGEVEERQTEPGGLGLVLSSAGDTRKLLATCAPSSPQETAESSSTNRDGCCASRHRWWGKRKPSATPPFSLSTSGQVPWLQQSWL is encoded by the exons ATGACTGGGTCTCCTGCGCTGCTCCTTCTGCTCACTCTGGGGCTCT GCTGCCCCAGGATCCATGGCCACAGGTACCAGATGACAGCCACATTTCGCAACAGCAGAACCACACACCCCCAGGTGGGACAGCGGCTGGAGCTGGAGTGTCAGACCACCAGGGATGACGGTAGCATATTCTGGATCCACCAGGACAAGGGTGGGACCCTTCACTTCATCGTCTTCACCTCTTCCCTGAGTCAGAACAACTTCAAGGGGAACACACCGATATCCACACGCTTCGAGGCAAAGAAATACGGCAAGTCCCACCATTTGGTAGTGAAGTCTTTCTCGCCACAGGATGAGGGAAACTATTTCTGCCTCATGAACATCAACAGAGTGCTGTACTTCAgccctcccctgcctgtcctctTGCCAG TTgtcaccaccatcaccaccgTGGCACCCACCACCCAGCACAACATCACCGAGAAGGACCCCTGCCTGAAGACCCGGGATCCAGGTAGCcgagctgcagggagggagaaggaaattGCTGGGCTCTGGTCCACTGATACCGAGGGGGATCCTGCAGGCATTTTCagatggggaagggggagcgAGAATCCTTTCTCAGAAGGAATAAATTCCAGTGCTTCATCCCACGTAGGGAAGGCTAAGGATGATGTAAAAAGGACGAGCACGCCTCACATGTGGCCGCACTGGGGAGAGGTggaggaaagacagacagagcctggggggctggggctggttttATCCTCGGCGGGGGACACGAGAAAACTTTTGGCTACTTGTGCTCCCTCAAGTCCCCAGGAAACTGCCGAGAGCAGCAGCACTAACAGGGATGGATGCTGCGCTTCCAGGCATCGCTGGTGGGGTAAGAGGAAGCCCTCTGCTACACCACCATTCTCACTGAGCACCAGCGGGCAGGTCCCTtggctccagcagagctggctgtaa